TCTTTCTTTTCTTTCGCTGATGCCCATGATGAATGTTTACGATGCAAATATAATGAACAGTGTTTAGTTTTTCCAAATTTATCTAAGAAAAACAACTAAGTAATTGATTGTTAGTCTACTTCTCTTCCCTCTTCAGCCCCCGTTGTGTCACTCCCTTCATCCTCACCGCGCTTATCAGCGGGACAGCGGCTTCCTGATTAATTGTACATTAAATACAATAATCGATATCAAAATAAGTACATACGCCGACAATTGAATCATATTGATCTGCTCATGGTAATGAAAGATCGCCAGGTTAAAAGCAATGATCGGGTTGATGTATAACAGCATGCCGACGGTCGACGAGTTGATGCCTTTCAATGCATACAGGTTGAGGAATAACGGTACGATCGTAAAAAGCACCGCTATAACAGCAATCGACGTATAGAAAAACGCTTCCTGTGGTACGGGGCCGCTAAACACCGGGAAAAACGGCAGTAATATCAACGCTGCGAATATGATCTGTATGCTAAGGTTCAGGAATTTATCCAGCGCATTGTTGCGACGCTGTATGACGAGGTAAAGCGCATACGACAAGGCAGTAATTACCGCATAAAACAAATCCGGCAGACTATTGAACGACAGCATCATACAACTAATCGCACTTAACCCGACGGCTGCCCATTGCCACTTGTTGAGATGCTCTTTCAGGATCAGCGCGGCTAATACCGCCGTCAGGATCGGGCATACCAGGTAGGCCAGCGACGTTGCTTTCACGCTCACATGATTCATCGCATAAATGAAGAAAAACCAGTTGCCCGTCAGCAGCAGCCCTCCGCCCAAAGTAAGCAACGCTGTGCGTTTCCGTTCTTGTGGCGTCATCGATTTGATAATGATGCGACTCTCCCGTAACGTTCGGCGACGGATGAACAACCCAATGGCCAGCATCAGCGCGGCGCACAGAAACACACGGTAAAAGAGGATGTCGGCCGACAGGTAATGATGCAGGGGCTTCAGTACCAGGCTGAAAAATCCCCAGGTAGCAAACGCACAAATCGCAGCGATATAGTATTTCATGGGTGTCAAAGGTAAATTTTCTGTTTTTCATTTTCGCTTCATCTTCGGCCGGTAGTTTTGTTTTATCAAATTGATTCAATCACCTAATAAAACCGAAACACGATGAAAACGAAAGGATTAATCTTCGCAGCACTGCTCATATCTGGCGCCACTTTCGCCCAGGAAAAATCAGCGAGCGTTACCGTACAAGGCAACACTTCCGCGAGTGTCAGAAAAGGAAACGCCCAGGCGGAGTACAATACCAGCGCTGACGCGAATACGAAAGCAAGTACCAACGGTGCTACATCCGCTGATATACAAAGTGAAAAAACGGTCGATGCCGGCAGTGCAGCAGGTGTTCAGGGCCAAAAAACGGGCAACGCCATTAACGCCGGCGCATCCACGGCCAGCAACGTCCAGGTACAAGCCAGCAAGGCTGTCAATGCAGGCGCATCCGCCGCCAATAACCTTCAAGTGCAAACGGGCAACGCAATCACCGCAGGCGCATCCGCCGCCAGTAACCTTCAAGTGCAAACGGGCAACGCAATCACCGCAGGCGCATCCGCCGCCAATAACCTTCAAGTGCAAACGGGCAACGCAATCACCGCAGGCGCATCCGCCGCCAATAACCTTCAGGTGCAAACGGGCAACGCAATCACCGCAGGCGCATCCGCCACAAATGCTTTGCAATTGCAAACCGCCAAGGTTATCAGCACGACCTCCACTGTTAATCACACGTTAAAGTCCACAGCGAAAACATCCGCCCAGGCAGCTGCAACGGTAAATAAAACGGTGCGTATCCAAGCGGCTCCGGTGAAGGTGAACGCAATATCTACAACAACTGCAGGAATAAAACTTCATTAATCAACAGCAACAACAGGTTTTTGCCGGTGTAACAACTGGCGAAAATCTGTTATTTTTATGGCCATGGTGAAACTGACCTTACCTCACTTTATATTTGCCGCCAGCCTTTTCGCACTGCCTTTATGCAGCCACGGCGAAACAGGCGGCCTGCACGCAGGCATGCCCGCAGCGGCCGATACGTCGGTTACACCACAGCAGCCGCCCAAACCGGCCACAAAGAACAGTGAAACAATACCGGAGGTAAAAGTGCCGGACATCATCAAAGAAGTACCAAAGTCGAAGCGAAAACTTAAACCAATTGCCGTACCTACACCTGTACCGGTAAAACCGCTGAAAGTGATCAAGCCGAAAGTGATTAAAGTAGGTATTTAGCGGCCGGCTGAAAATGAATGAATATGAGAGCAATCATCACCTTGTCTATTATATGCGGCTGCACCGCCGGCGCCTTT
This genomic interval from Chitinophaga horti contains the following:
- a CDS encoding EamA family transporter; the encoded protein is MKYYIAAICAFATWGFFSLVLKPLHHYLSADILFYRVFLCAALMLAIGLFIRRRTLRESRIIIKSMTPQERKRTALLTLGGGLLLTGNWFFFIYAMNHVSVKATSLAYLVCPILTAVLAALILKEHLNKWQWAAVGLSAISCMMLSFNSLPDLFYAVITALSYALYLVIQRRNNALDKFLNLSIQIIFAALILLPFFPVFSGPVPQEAFFYTSIAVIAVLFTIVPLFLNLYALKGINSSTVGMLLYINPIIAFNLAIFHYHEQINMIQLSAYVLILISIIVFNVQLIRKPLSR